From the genome of Pukyongia salina, one region includes:
- a CDS encoding YfiT family bacillithiol transferase gives MNVDTLKYPVGKFEIPEVISEKDINEAITILEVFPEQLKLLTFNLSEDELDTPYREGSWTIRQLVHHISDSHHHSYNRIRWALSEDNPMIKAYNQDAFAELEDYKTWPISWSLSHLEAVHHKLVNLLRMLTDEQWNRRFQHPEMENGMSLKELALMYAWHSMHHYAHIKNAVR, from the coding sequence ATGAATGTAGATACATTAAAATATCCTGTAGGCAAATTTGAAATACCTGAAGTCATTTCAGAAAAAGATATAAATGAAGCCATCACAATACTGGAAGTCTTTCCGGAACAGTTGAAGTTACTTACCTTCAATCTCAGTGAAGATGAGCTCGACACCCCTTACCGTGAAGGCAGCTGGACCATTAGGCAGTTAGTGCATCATATTTCCGATAGCCATCATCACAGTTATAACAGGATTCGGTGGGCTTTGAGTGAAGATAATCCCATGATAAAAGCTTATAACCAGGATGCCTTTGCAGAGTTGGAAGATTATAAAACCTGGCCAATTTCCTGGTCTCTTTCACATCTTGAAGCAGTTCATCATAAGTTGGTAAACCTGTTGCGAATGCTAACGGATGAACAGTGGAATAGAAGATTTCAGCATCCAGAAATGGAAAATGGTATGAGTTTAAAAGAGTTAGCGCTTATGTATGCCTGGCATAGTATGCATCATTATGCCCATATCAAAAATGCGGTTCGTTAG
- a CDS encoding thioredoxin family protein gives MALTPSNMLPLGTKAPNFVLIDAITNKPVSLAQVRGDKGTVVMFICNHCPYVKHVNEEIVRLCNDYRVTGFGFVAISSNDVESYPEDSPQKMWETARKHSYPFPYLYDETQEVAKAYDAACTPDFYLFDDELKLIYRGQLDNSRPGNSIPVNGRDLREALDNVLNNSPQRKVQKPSMGCNIKWKKEEV, from the coding sequence ATGGCACTTACACCCTCAAATATGCTTCCTCTTGGTACCAAGGCACCTAATTTCGTGCTTATTGATGCAATAACAAACAAACCTGTTTCCCTCGCCCAGGTTCGTGGTGATAAAGGAACTGTTGTAATGTTTATCTGCAACCATTGCCCCTACGTAAAACATGTAAATGAAGAGATTGTTCGCTTATGTAATGATTACAGGGTAACTGGTTTCGGATTCGTGGCCATCAGCAGTAACGATGTAGAGAGTTATCCCGAAGACTCTCCACAGAAAATGTGGGAAACGGCCCGTAAACACAGCTATCCTTTTCCTTATCTGTACGATGAAACCCAGGAAGTTGCCAAGGCTTATGACGCGGCTTGCACCCCGGATTTTTACCTCTTCGACGATGAACTTAAACTTATTTATCGCGGACAATTAGACAATTCAAGGCCCGGTAACAGTATCCCGGTGAACGGCCGTGATCTGCGCGAAGCACTAGATAATGTGTTGAATAATAGTCCGCAGCGAAAGGTTCAGAAACCCAGCATGGGATGTAATATCAAATGGAAGAAGGAAGAAGTCTAA
- a CDS encoding phosphoribosylpyrophosphate synthetase — MKNSYDTLTEAINDLTKMGYDVDFNLVNEGIESKDLKAKWLACDLEVVKYYRFEGMTDPGDNTILYVIETKDCKKGLLVDNYSAKGTEISPEMIKKLNIHH; from the coding sequence ATGAAAAACTCGTACGACACCCTTACAGAAGCGATTAACGACCTTACCAAAATGGGTTACGATGTGGATTTCAATTTGGTAAATGAAGGCATCGAATCCAAGGACCTGAAGGCAAAATGGCTTGCCTGCGATCTGGAGGTAGTAAAATATTACAGGTTTGAAGGTATGACAGACCCGGGGGATAATACGATCCTGTATGTTATAGAAACTAAAGATTGTAAAAAAGGATTGCTGGTAGATAATTATAGTGCAAAAGGGACAGAAATCTCGCCCGAAATGATCAAGAAATTGAACATACATCATTGA
- a CDS encoding tRNA-binding protein, which produces MISWDDFHKVDMRVGTILEVEEFPEARNPAYKLKIDFGKDLGVKKSSAQLTSLYTPEDLVGKQVIAVVNFPKKQIGPFMSECLVLGAVQGKDVTLLTPNQAVANGLSIS; this is translated from the coding sequence ATGATTAGCTGGGACGATTTTCACAAAGTAGATATGCGTGTGGGTACTATTCTGGAAGTTGAAGAATTTCCGGAAGCTCGCAATCCTGCGTATAAGTTAAAAATAGACTTCGGAAAGGATTTAGGTGTAAAAAAATCTTCAGCTCAGCTAACTAGCTTGTATACCCCGGAAGATCTTGTAGGGAAACAAGTGATCGCCGTAGTTAATTTTCCGAAGAAACAAATAGGACCATTTATGAGTGAATGCCTGGTGTTGGGAGCCGTACAAGGTAAGGATGTTACTTTGCTAACTCCCAACCAAGCTGTTGCGAATGGCCTTAGTATTTCCTGA
- a CDS encoding DUF5694 domain-containing protein, with protein MKKIIYSIIALSLVACTDRNREELTLVNKGNDSVSIPPISSFFPPAKAKVLVVGVFHFDYPGLDELKTAEENKIDVLKEPKKSEMTELVEYIKKFRPTKIAVEANPGWRATEKLREYEAGEHRDKRDERYQLAMRIASETGLDTLYEVNSYSLIRDLKENDSLVYKKLIKGLNWDYEDPYWDYVKNWIENDDKLTSRVSLLDFITYMNSKESHQYGYGAYLTGFFKSEDHKGADYLSMWWYNRNLRIFRNIQDITGESNDRIMVLMGNGHAAILRQLFESSPEYEFVEFSDL; from the coding sequence ATGAAAAAAATTATTTATTCCATCATTGCTCTTTCTCTGGTGGCTTGTACAGATAGAAATCGGGAAGAGCTCACTCTAGTTAATAAAGGAAATGACTCAGTATCAATTCCGCCGATATCATCATTTTTTCCACCTGCCAAGGCAAAAGTTCTCGTTGTGGGAGTGTTCCATTTCGATTATCCCGGACTTGATGAATTAAAAACTGCAGAAGAAAACAAGATAGATGTATTGAAAGAACCTAAGAAGTCTGAAATGACAGAATTGGTGGAGTACATTAAAAAGTTCAGACCCACGAAGATCGCTGTAGAAGCTAATCCTGGCTGGAGAGCAACGGAGAAATTACGAGAATATGAAGCTGGAGAACATCGTGACAAACGAGATGAGCGATATCAACTGGCAATGCGAATCGCTTCCGAAACCGGTCTGGACACTTTATATGAGGTTAACTCCTATTCGTTAATAAGGGATTTAAAAGAAAATGATTCTCTCGTTTACAAGAAACTAATAAAGGGATTGAATTGGGATTACGAGGATCCATACTGGGATTATGTTAAGAATTGGATTGAAAACGACGATAAGCTTACCTCCCGGGTTAGTCTGCTCGATTTTATCACCTATATGAATTCGAAAGAATCGCACCAATATGGCTATGGCGCGTACCTTACTGGTTTTTTTAAATCTGAAGACCACAAAGGTGCCGATTACCTTTCTATGTGGTGGTATAACCGCAATTTACGGATCTTCAGAAATATTCAGGATATTACGGGTGAATCAAACGATCGTATCATGGTACTTATGGGCAATGGACATGCCGCTATTTTAAGGCAATTATTTGAAAGCTCTCCGGAATATGAATTTGTAGAGTTCTCCGACCTCTGA
- a CDS encoding sensor histidine kinase, translating into MSFLKQNVWTFVIFIIGITAIYLIDRNQTDNEVQKKKLKLEQAHQRSVSQFSTAIHEFAALVAGMKVFMNESEELPSAELLHRFVQKQLEAIQSNDSIAVSYLDSTHTFKYSFTRHKMDPNNLVGRKVATIRSADKIQALNHLMETDSLLLFPPMNLVEGWVGIPLNFRVRRDEKTLGYVAPILQFKTLMQGMYTEQTKKDFAFRFRWENEYEFDREQVYNNTKVYNTNKDPEYYKNFNIRDSDFISSEVKLFGSTIEISTAFKETVVERNLVIYVLLIGHLLLTFLFFILNRLRLKSKELNYELEEANELLEYRGQKLSEQNEELKDLNKTKDKLFSIIGHDLKQPLHSITGLLQLLENEQIEDPSLRTIITELKKTTNNTTELLSNLLRWATSQTGDLTYQPSLFDLNSILDNVVEVIKPAARLKSINIHEHIGENVEVYADTNMMSTVFRNLLSNALKFTQPNGNITLSMETNSDYAIVHIQDDGIGMKEEELSRLHKMESQISSLGTSGEIGTGLGLLLCRQFISMNHGKLEVTSKENEGSRFSVFIPLHKTEAESS; encoded by the coding sequence ATGTCGTTCCTCAAACAAAATGTTTGGACTTTTGTAATTTTTATCATTGGTATCACCGCGATTTATCTTATCGACCGAAACCAGACAGATAATGAGGTGCAGAAGAAAAAACTGAAACTCGAACAGGCCCATCAAAGATCGGTGAGTCAATTTTCCACTGCTATTCACGAATTTGCGGCTCTGGTTGCTGGCATGAAAGTGTTTATGAATGAATCTGAGGAGTTACCTTCGGCCGAACTTCTTCATCGGTTTGTTCAGAAACAATTGGAGGCTATACAATCTAACGATTCGATCGCGGTAAGTTATTTGGATAGCACACACACGTTTAAATATTCCTTTACGCGACATAAGATGGATCCTAATAATCTTGTTGGCAGGAAAGTTGCGACCATCCGTTCGGCGGATAAAATACAGGCACTAAACCATTTGATGGAAACCGATAGCTTATTGCTTTTTCCTCCAATGAACCTGGTGGAAGGATGGGTAGGAATTCCACTCAATTTCCGTGTTCGCAGAGATGAGAAGACCCTGGGTTATGTAGCTCCCATACTACAGTTTAAAACACTAATGCAGGGAATGTATACCGAACAAACTAAGAAAGATTTTGCATTTCGATTTCGTTGGGAGAACGAATACGAATTCGACCGGGAACAGGTGTACAACAACACCAAGGTCTATAATACGAATAAGGACCCCGAATACTACAAGAATTTTAATATTCGTGATTCAGATTTTATTAGTAGTGAAGTCAAACTTTTTGGCAGTACTATTGAAATAAGTACGGCCTTTAAAGAGACAGTGGTTGAAAGAAACTTAGTGATCTATGTCCTCCTTATCGGGCATTTGCTTCTCACGTTCTTGTTTTTTATTCTGAACCGTTTACGGCTGAAAAGCAAGGAACTTAACTACGAATTGGAAGAGGCTAACGAATTGCTGGAATATCGCGGTCAGAAATTATCTGAACAAAACGAAGAGCTGAAAGACCTCAATAAGACGAAGGATAAATTGTTTTCTATTATTGGTCATGACCTAAAACAACCCTTACATTCTATAACGGGATTGTTACAATTGCTGGAAAACGAACAGATCGAAGATCCATCGCTTAGAACCATAATTACCGAGCTTAAGAAAACAACCAATAATACCACCGAATTACTTTCCAACTTATTGCGGTGGGCAACATCTCAAACGGGGGATTTAACATATCAGCCATCTTTGTTCGATCTCAATTCCATTCTCGATAACGTGGTAGAAGTCATTAAACCAGCCGCACGCCTGAAATCCATAAATATTCATGAGCACATCGGGGAGAATGTAGAGGTATACGCCGATACTAATATGATGAGTACTGTTTTTAGGAATCTTTTATCCAATGCCTTAAAGTTTACACAGCCTAATGGCAATATCACCCTGAGCATGGAAACTAATTCCGATTACGCGATTGTTCACATACAGGATGATGGCATTGGAATGAAAGAGGAGGAACTATCCAGGCTTCATAAAATGGAATCTCAAATTAGTTCTTTAGGAACATCAGGCGAGATAGGTACAGGGTTAGGGTTGCTGCTATGCCGTCAATTCATTTCTATGAATCATGGGAAACTAGAGGTTACATCGAAGGAGAACGAGGGAAGCCGATTTTCGGTGTTCATTCCACTTCATAAAACCGAAGCAGAATCGTCTTAA